DNA sequence from the Cohnella herbarum genome:
CGCGGTTCTCAGAGGTTAAACAACAATTTATGTATCTGCTCGACGAATGAATAAAAAACAACAACAGCCTTTCACTCCTCTATTAGTGATGAAGGGCTGTTGTTGTATAGGGAGGACAGGTAATAAATTCGAACAGGAATGACACTTGCCCTTAACAATATGGAACATAACATTTCGAAAAAACGGCAACCCACCTTTATTTCGACACAATAAAGTTAGGGAGATTTTTTTCAAGATACTTCATTCTTTCCGAATAATCTTGATCTGCATGAGTTTCCGAAAGTATATTGTTCGACACTAACAAGTCATAAAATGATTTCAGCATCTGGGCTGATATAGCGGAAGTAATCATCATTCTTTGACCGTCGATCAGAACGGAAGATATTTTTTCAGGCTGCACAAGTTCAATCTGTACGCCGTTCCTGTCGATTATGAAATACATCTCTTTTACATTCTCAAACACTAAATGTTTTACTTCAGCCCCGTTTGCCAAGCGACTCTGAACTTCTTTCATGGAATAGCCCGGAATGGGATCATTTATCAGCAGCCATTTTGCAAATTCTTTTGCATCGATTTCGTCTGTATCATATTTTTTCCAAACCGCGCCATTATCTTTGCTTATCTGTACTGTGTTATCCATCGTGACACGAAGAACTATTTCGTTATCCATATAAACTGCACGATACTTTGAAGCCATAAGGCCGTCTATCAACCTCGGCACATCATATTTCTTGTTGAATGTTAGATCGTGCGGCATTAAATCTGTAGCGGTGGCACCTTGAGATAATGCTGGCACTATTTCGGTAGTGATGGCACCTTGATAGAATGCGGGCACGGCTTCGGCTGAAGGTTCGGCTGTAGAATTGTCGACATCCGTAGAAGGTTCCGTTTTGTCCAATGCAGAAGTCGCAAAGATAATAACGACACTTGCTACAAGCCCAATAGCGAGCAGCGTCGTGGTGATCGTGATTTTCTTGGTTTTCATAATCGATATAATCCTTTCTTCGGTCGAGTTTTTGGAAAAGCCGCTAATCATCGGCGACAAACCGATTTTCTTTTCTTCTAACCGGACAAGTGCCCTAGCATAAGTAGCTTTCGTGTTTTCTCCAATTTTCCGTATGACCGTTTCATCACAGAATAGCTCGATATCACGGTTGGCAAGGATATACATGCCCCATGCTAAAGGGTTGAACCAATGGACGCATACGCTAGCGGCAAGAATCCATTTTTTTAGGGTGTCGAATCGCTTGATGTGCGTAAATTCGTGGGTCAGGATAAGCGCAAGTTGTTTCTCATCGTCATAATCTAAATTTTTCGGCAAGAGTACAACAGGCTGAAAAATACCGTAGGTAAGCGGCGTTGAAATATGATCTAGTTGCCTGATTTGAACATCTCGCCATAACATATTTGAATGCTGCCATTTTTTTATAAAATCGTTTTTTATAGGCACAGCCATTTTGTAGATTTTGCGATACCTTAAATGCGGAACGATAAAAAATAAAGCACATAACGTAAAACCAACTAACCACACCCATACGATGGGCGATATTTGCGAAGCCGTCTTCAGCGGCGTAATCGGCGCGGTCACATGTTCTGTAAGGGGCGGCATGATTACCGTAGTTCCAATAACAACTGTTGAACTTTCCGGCGCGGGAATCGATTGGGGCACTGTAAATATTCCGCTTAAATGTTCCGCTGCCGTAAAAATGCTGAATTGCGATTGAACTGAAACTGGTACAAGCAATTGAATTAACGCAACGCCCCAAAGAAACATAAAGGTCATTTTGGGCAGCTTGTGAATCAGCAAGAAACGTAAGAAAATAACCGCAAGAATAAAGACGGAAGCCGAGATGCTTATTTGATGTAACGGCATTCCCTCACCTCACTCCATGCTATCGATAAGACGTTTCAAGCGGCTGATTTCTTCCGTCGACAGTCGTTTCTGTCCCAACAATGAAGCAATCAGTCTGTCGGGGGCGCCATCATACATTTTATTAATAAGTTCCGTAGTTTCGTGTTCTTGCGCCTGCTCTCGCGTAACAAGCGCATGGCAAACAAAATTAGGCTCCCGCCGTTCAATCGCCCCTTTATCAAGGCATCTTTTGATAATGGTATAAGTTGTTGTCTTACTCCAACCTATTTTTTCCTTTGCGATTTCCGCAATCCTCTTTGCGGCCGTATCGCCGTCTCTCCACAAAATTTCCATAATATTAAGTTCGCTATCGAATAACTTCATAACCAAATGAATGCACCTCGTTCACCATTATTCTACTGCTGTAGAATCATATATTAATATTCTACTGTAGTAGAATATTTTTGTCAAAACGAAAAAGACGCCGATTATTCGACGTCAAGCCACCCTCCCGAATTTTGATCATGAGAGGGAACCGTCAAGCTTCTTGGATGACTTCGATTAAATAGGTCGACTAATTCTGGTAAATGATAGATCCGGCAAATTCAGATCGACTTTCTTGCTTGTACGACAGAAAAAATGGGTTTCATTCACCAGGTCGAGTATTCAAACAAAACCGGCCACAGCCAAAACGAAGTATCATGTCTCCTGATAATATCCTCAGTCGGAATTTGATGACCGCCATTTCTAACTCTCGCTGCAACTCGTTCTATGTTATGCTGATTCCCAACCGATCTACAATTGGGTTTCGAATCTCGCCATTGTTGTATTCTTTTACAATTTGGCCATCATCAGCAACGGTATTTGATTCAATTATAACGCAGCAGAACAATTTCACATCACACACGGGTCCGAACAGTCTCTAAAAGAGAGCATCCGACAATTAGGCAAAGTCAACATACTTTTATTACTGGGAAAACTCTAAACTACGCCAAATAAGATCAGATTTTGTGAATTAGGACGGGCGATTTAATACCAAACAGGGAGACGGCGGCTTCATCAGCCGCGTCTCCCTGTTTGGTATAAACCGTTCCCCGGCAGCGCTCGCTGCAAAAGGCTATGTTTAATTTCGTTTAATGCTTCACGTCCTCGCCGGAGGCTTCCTGGATCGCGTCAAACGCCCAATGCTTCGCAGGAACATCCGTCCATTTCGCAGGTTTGGAAGCTTGCGGTTTCCATCCGAGCAGCTTATTGACAATAACTACGGCCTGAGAGCGCGTAAGCTTGTCGTCCGGACGGAAAGTGCCATTGCCATAACCGGCGATAATACCCGCAGCTTGCACCCGTTCGATGGAAGTCTGCGCCCAGTGGCCTTTAATGTCGGTAAAGCCGCCGCCGTTGCCGCCTGCGATGTTCGCTTCGGAGCCGCCAAGCAGCTTGGCCGCAATACTGGCCATCTCGCCTCTCGTTATCGCCTGATCCGGTTTGAAGGTGCCGTTAGAATACCCTATCAGCAGTCCTGCCGCCGTCGTCTGGGCGATCGCCAAACGCGCCCAGTGCTTGTCCGGTACATCTGCAAAAGAAAGTGCCGTATTCGTAGATTTTGCAAGGAAAGCGCGCGCCAGAATGGCTGCCATTTCGGCGCGGGTGATCGCGCTGTTCGGCCTGAAAGTGCCGTCGCCATAGCCGAAAATGTAAGGGTTATGCACGGTGACGGACAGCGCAGCGCTCCAACCGGACAGATGCACGATCGTAAACGTGCTGAATTTGCTCACCGTGATCCGTAAGCCAAGCGCGCCTGATGAATTGTAGCTGACCAATTCACCCCGCACAAACTCTTTCGTACCGTCGCTATGCTCGATGAAGACGCCGAGATCTTTTTTCTGATCTTCGGTAAGATTTGCGTTGCCTAACGGAAGCACGAGTTCCACCGGTCGGCTCTGCAAGTTCGTTTCAATCGTCATCGGACGTCCGATGACGCTAACGCCTTCGATTCCGATCGCGAGCTTTGCCGCTTGTTCGGTTTTCGCGCGCTGCTCGACCGCCTTGCGCTCGTCTTCCTGCTTGATCGGAACGACACGGAAATACGTATCGCTAGATAGTCCTTGCATCGAGCCGCTCGGGATGCCGATATGAACGTCATTCGTGAAAATGGACAATCCGACGTTCTCTCCCGCGAGTTTATCGGTAGAAGCTTTCGGGAGCTTGACGTTCAACTCCGAAACTTCGTCCTTCGCGTCGGGAATGACGAGCGTAGCCGCACGGGTGCTGCCCGTCTGCATTTGGCGGACCGTATCACCGACTTGCTCTGGCGTGAAGTTCACTTCGTCTTTTTTCTTCCCGTTTGCGTCCGTCGTTCGGGTGATGACCGTCTGCGCGACAACCTTACCGTTCGTGCCGGCGCCGCCCTGTACATCGACCTTGATCTCTTCTTTGGCAGGCGCAGAAACGCCCGAAGGCCCCGAAACGCTCGAAGGCGCCGGATTAATCGTAACGGTCACTTCGGACGATTCGCTTCCGAGATGGTCGCCCGCGCCCGCATATTCCGCTGTGAGTTTATCGTTTGCGCCAACAGGAAGGGACGTCGCCGTCCATTCCGCTTTGCCGTGTTCGTTCAACGTCGCCGTGCCCAGCGTCGTATTTCCGTTCTTGAATGTTACGGAACCGGTCGGCACGCCGCGTAAATCATCATCTGCCTCTATGAGCGCCGTCAGCTTGACCGATTGTCCGGCCGTAGCCGTTGCATGATCGGCGGAGAGTGAAACCGTCGTCGTGATTTTGTCATAGACCTTGACCTGAAGCATTCTTCCGCCGGCTTCATACGGAGGGGTGCCGTTGTAGCTGGCTAGAAGTGCACATTCGTATGGAGAATTTCCGGGGTTCGGCAGTTGCGTCCAATCCGACACTGTCAGCGTGGCCACGCCGTCGTCGTCCAGTTCCCCTGTTCCCAGCAGTTTATAGTCCAACTCCTCTGTTCCCAGCAGTTTCACGCCCATATAAAACCTCACGGTGCCGGTCGGAACCGCTCCCGCGCCGGAAGCCGGTCCAACAGTTGCGGTAAGCGTAACCGTCGAGCCATATTTCAACCCGCTGGTCGTTACGGCAGCCGGCTCGAGCACCAACGAAATTTCCGTCGCCAGTTGCGGAACGACCCCTGTTGGCGCGCTCGTCACCGTTGCACCCGTCGCTTTCGCGTTTTTCGGCGTGACCTTGACCTTGATCACTTTGCCAGTGTCCGCAACCGTAACCGTGTACGTATTCATCGACGATTCCTCTTGCACAAGCGTCTCTCCGCTTGTGCCGCTCGGATCGTAACGATAAAACGCGTAAGTCGTACCGGACTCTTCATCGTCGTCCGCGTCCGCATAACCGGAAGTTGCCGTCAGCGTGCTGCCGACTTGCGTCGTGCCCGAGAGCGTCGGCGATGCCGTTGGCAGTGCGTCCGTAGGCACGAACGCGCGAAGGCTTGGATTTCCGGTACTCGGATCCATCAACCAGACGTTATTGAAATCCCAGCCAGTAAAAGTGGATTGCGTCTTCATTTCCACCGTTGTTTTGCCGATGCCTTTGTTCGTATCCGACTGGCCTGAAATGGATTTGTCGTAAAACGACTTATCGTCGACGCTGCCCGTATTGGTGCCGATCAGGCCACCGGTATTTCCCGTACCCGTGACGATGCCTGCCGCGAACGAAGTCGACACGGTTCCCGGAGTAGTCGGTCCGAGCATCGTCGTTTTTCCGACCAAGCCTCCGACATCGGTACTGGTCGAGTTGACCGTAACGATCGCATAGCTGTTCGCGATCGTGCCGGTACTATTGCCGACAAGTCCGCCCGCGAAAGTACCCGAAGCTGCGACTTTGCCCGTGGCGAAGCTCTCGGAAACGCTGCCCGTATTCGTCCCCACCAGTGCTCCGACAGCCACCGAACCTTTCACGTCGACATTCACGAGCCCTACGCGTTTAATCGACGATCCTTCTTTAATTCTGCCGAAAAATCCGACGGGCGCCTCGACTGGGTCTGGACGATCGATTTTCAAACCCGTGATGACGTGACCGTTGCCGTTGAAGGTTCCCTTGAACTGATCCGATAATGTTCCAATCGGTTTCCAGCCTTTACCTCCATTATAACCTCCACCTGTGGGTGACAAGTAATCCGTAAGATCGATATCTCTAGTGAGGATATAATTTCCAGATGTATTATTCCGAATCGCATCCAACTCTTCCGCAGTCGATATCATAACCGGCAGCGCTTCGGCGATAACGGCCGTCGCAGCGCTTGTCGCTGTCGCCCCCGTCGCTTTCGCGTTTTTCGGCACGACTTTGACCTTAATGACTTTACCGAGGTCCGCGGCGGCAATCGTATACGTTTTCATCGCGGACGCGCCTTGCACAAGTGTCTCGCCGGTTATTCCGTCCGCATC
Encoded proteins:
- a CDS encoding M56 family metallopeptidase; its protein translation is MPLHQISISASVFILAVIFLRFLLIHKLPKMTFMFLWGVALIQLLVPVSVQSQFSIFTAAEHLSGIFTVPQSIPAPESSTVVIGTTVIMPPLTEHVTAPITPLKTASQISPIVWVWLVGFTLCALFFIVPHLRYRKIYKMAVPIKNDFIKKWQHSNMLWRDVQIRQLDHISTPLTYGIFQPVVLLPKNLDYDDEKQLALILTHEFTHIKRFDTLKKWILAASVCVHWFNPLAWGMYILANRDIELFCDETVIRKIGENTKATYARALVRLEEKKIGLSPMISGFSKNSTEERIISIMKTKKITITTTLLAIGLVASVVIIFATSALDKTEPSTDVDNSTAEPSAEAVPAFYQGAITTEIVPALSQGATATDLMPHDLTFNKKYDVPRLIDGLMASKYRAVYMDNEIVLRVTMDNTVQISKDNGAVWKKYDTDEIDAKEFAKWLLINDPIPGYSMKEVQSRLANGAEVKHLVFENVKEMYFIIDRNGVQIELVQPEKISSVLIDGQRMMITSAISAQMLKSFYDLLVSNNILSETHADQDYSERMKYLEKNLPNFIVSK
- a CDS encoding BlaI/MecI/CopY family transcriptional regulator, encoding MKLFDSELNIMEILWRDGDTAAKRIAEIAKEKIGWSKTTTYTIIKRCLDKGAIERREPNFVCHALVTREQAQEHETTELINKMYDGAPDRLIASLLGQKRLSTEEISRLKRLIDSME
- a CDS encoding S-layer homology domain-containing protein, translated to MMAKKWMALLFAFVLLLPTEAVFRSPEASAAALFAGGSGTAGDPYLISNPTQLNNVREMLNKNFKLTQNIDLTEYVSSSGLGYNEGKGWNPIGMSESPFTGVFDGDGHVITGLAINRSEMTTGLFRGLTGTIKNLGVVGAQVVNQLPITGILVGQSLGGTIQNCFVKGSVTSTANTAGGLVGANSGTIANSYSLASVSAPYQVGGLVGSNMDIEDFTARIENSYAAGTVTATFSMNQGGLVGYSNATVVNSFYDKSTSGQSDEGNGTGLDSTHMFMKATYTGWDFESVWTIRELDDYPELRVFNTVPTTPDYAPTATPTLTGTAQVGSTLTASSGYADADDDEESGTTYAFYRYDADGITGETLVQGASAMKTYTIAAADLGKVIKVKVVPKNAKATGATATSAATAVIAEALPVMISTAEELDAIRNNTSGNYILTRDIDLTDYLSPTGGGYNGGKGWKPIGTLSDQFKGTFNGNGHVITGLKIDRPDPVEAPVGFFGRIKEGSSIKRVGLVNVDVKGSVAVGALVGTNTGSVSESFATGKVAASGTFAGGLVGNSTGTIANSYAIVTVNSTSTDVGGLVGKTTMLGPTTPGTVSTSFAAGIVTGTGNTGGLIGTNTGSVDDKSFYDKSISGQSDTNKGIGKTTVEMKTQSTFTGWDFNNVWLMDPSTGNPSLRAFVPTDALPTASPTLSGTTQVGSTLTATSGYADADDDEESGTTYAFYRYDPSGTSGETLVQEESSMNTYTVTVADTGKVIKVKVTPKNAKATGATVTSAPTGVVPQLATEISLVLEPAAVTTSGLKYGSTVTLTATVGPASGAGAVPTGTVRFYMGVKLLGTEELDYKLLGTGELDDDGVATLTVSDWTQLPNPGNSPYECALLASYNGTPPYEAGGRMLQVKVYDKITTTVSLSADHATATAGQSVKLTALIEADDDLRGVPTGSVTFKNGNTTLGTATLNEHGKAEWTATSLPVGANDKLTAEYAGAGDHLGSESSEVTVTINPAPSSVSGPSGVSAPAKEEIKVDVQGGAGTNGKVVAQTVITRTTDANGKKKDEVNFTPEQVGDTVRQMQTGSTRAATLVIPDAKDEVSELNVKLPKASTDKLAGENVGLSIFTNDVHIGIPSGSMQGLSSDTYFRVVPIKQEDERKAVEQRAKTEQAAKLAIGIEGVSVIGRPMTIETNLQSRPVELVLPLGNANLTEDQKKDLGVFIEHSDGTKEFVRGELVSYNSSGALGLRITVSKFSTFTIVHLSGWSAALSVTVHNPYIFGYGDGTFRPNSAITRAEMAAILARAFLAKSTNTALSFADVPDKHWARLAIAQTTAAGLLIGYSNGTFKPDQAITRGEMASIAAKLLGGSEANIAGGNGGGFTDIKGHWAQTSIERVQAAGIIAGYGNGTFRPDDKLTRSQAVVIVNKLLGWKPQASKPAKWTDVPAKHWAFDAIQEASGEDVKH